From the genome of Platichthys flesus chromosome 10, fPlaFle2.1, whole genome shotgun sequence:
TGTTCCCGACACCGTCATTTAAAATGGCGCCAAAGATTAACCAGTGAATCTGTGGCGGAGCTGCCTCTCCGTCCCGCCGGGTTAGCTAACCCCGCTCACCGCCCTCGTCCACACCGTCCGCCCGCGGGGCCTCTCCGGCTCCAGGTAGCTTGTGTGGGTCGATATGTGACCCCTCACCTGTGGAGGAGAGCCGGGGTTGGACGAGGGGCTCAGCGGGAGTCAACACGGAGTTAGCCCCGCGGGCTAATGCTAAACACAACCGTGGTAGTTTACATTAGCTTAGCCTCCAGCTAACCAGCTAGCCGATGCTGCTAACCACCAGCGTCAGGCTAACGCAACGTGCATTCTGTAGAAAACAACCCATGAAGTGATTAAATGAGGGTTTGAGAGAACAGCTCGTTTCATTCTATAAACTTagttcatcatttttttaatatactcGTAACATTTTCACATTCTCGTGTAAGGGCCCGCATGTTGCATAACTAGTGGGAGATTAGCAATCTGGCTAAAGCTAGCTAGCCAATCTGCAGTTTGCTTTAAATAGTAATGCCTCAAACAtcgtgttgtgttgcagctttgGACGTAAACATCTGATCACCTCGTAAACACTCAGTTTCTCAGTTTGGCTCCTCGGCACCGGGGCTTAGTGACGGTGGCCAGCTGTTAGCTAAGAGTTAGCCGCTACACGGTTAGCTCTCTGCTACTGTGTTTACTGGAAGAAAAGGCGTCGCGCTAACTAGCCTGCTGCTAGCCTAGCCCGCTAAGCCAGAGTTAGCATCGCCCCCTCCAGCCCCCACCCCATGTGCACGCTGGCTGCAGCGGACTCAGATGTTTCTAGTTCCTGTTGATGTTCGTGTGCACGTTGCATGTGGAGCTCACGTTGTTTCCTGTGTGCGTCACATGTGCCAACTTGTTGTTGTCATCGCTGGggacagtggtgtgtgtgtgtgtttttgcgcgTGTGCACGCACATCGCTGCAGGGCACGTGTGCTGTCAGATCAACCAGGAAACATGTGGATcagtgtgttgctttgttttgctCTGAGCTGTTGACTGTTGTTTGTAGCCCTGTTGGTAAAGACtgtattttaagttatttatatttctttttgtttgcaaCTAACTTCCTATTTCATTGTGTATCtcgagtgtgtgttttaaagttgtTGTTATTGTACTTATCCTTAACACAAACTACTGTACGACAGGTTTTGAGTCTGACTTCTTGTCTCATTCTGAAGTGTTGACATCTTTAATTTGATTAATCTTGTCCCTCCTGTGTTGCTGTAGTGTCCTGAGGACGGAGCTCCTCACACAGACGACAATGAAGAGAGGCCGACTCCCCAGCAGCAGCGAGGACTCCGACAATGAAAGTAAGTAAATATATTCTTCCTGCTGTCTCCTTCATACCAGGACCAAATATAGACGTGAATTAGGTCAACGCAACTCGCCACCATCCTCCAGTTCAAAAGGGAAGGAGGGCAGAGCAGGAACTTGTATTAAATCTGGTTTGTGGCGTTTGTTTCATTGTCTCCGATGCGTCAGTCTTTGCcacattaaacaaaatgttgagGCAAGTTCTCAATTGCAGACATTTCATAACATAACCACAATCAGTCAGATGTGCTGCTTAATTTCTGCTGATTAAACAAACTAGAAAGTGGACATGAAGGTATTGACAGGTTAAGTCAGATGAGGGAAACTGTCTGTTACCTCCATAGATATATTCTGTTATATgtaaaacacatcaaatatagATTATACATCGTTCTGCAGCGTGTAAGTAAAGATTTGAAGTAACAATACTTCAGTGTAAATTAAGGATCTATGTTTTTGAATAGTAAAACACTGGAGCTACACCTTCACTGATGTTCTAATAAGACAAAGTTAAACTAGGAACGAAATTGAAAAACCCAAAATGTAATTTGCATGAGTCGcatatgtttgatttaaaatccCCACGACCGCTGAAACAGACGAAGAAGAAAGTCGGTGTCCTTCATTAACTGTGGTTTCTCCTGCAGGTAACTCCACCTGCTGGTCCCAGCACTCCTCCCAGCCGAGGAGGGGCACTGGTCACAAACCCTCCGAGGTACGTCCGTCTCATCGGGACGTTTACGGATGATCATGTTTAGATAAACACATGAACAGTTACTGAGTCATCAACAGTGGTCTGCTTTCACTCTGTGTTCTggttattatttgattattgtttcATATAATGCGTCTTCAAagataaaacactttaatgTGGACAATCGTTAATAACTATCAGTCAAATTGctctttattttaaacattgattCATGTTTTAGTTTGGATGAGTTCTTGTGAGTGGAAACTTTTCTCTTATCTGCTGCTCAGTCTTCAGGCCGCCGTGCCGTTACCGCCCTTCTCTCCAGAGGCCAATCAAATTAAAGCAAAACAATGACTCTGCCCTAAGCAGCATCCTGATTGGCTGGTTCCTGTTCAGCTGACTGCACACAGCCTGTTATCTCTGTGTAAACACTGATATACACAAGCTTTACAGAGaggagacatttaaaaacatataacTCATTATTAGTTACATAACTCACTATTGAGTTTTCTAATAATTCTTCTATTCcttaattgattgatttattaaatGTGATCTTTGAAACGTGCTAGAGACAAAACGATTGATTGTGATTGAGTTGAAACAGTCAGCTTCTCATCAAGCAGCTGCGCCTGATGTCTGACTGGTCTCAGATCAGCGCTGTAGTGACCAGTCGTTGTCACCTGCTGTGAATAACAATCATAAACTAATACTGTTGTGATTCGCTGCAGGTTTTCAGGACGGACCTGATCACGGCCATGAAGGTTCACGACTCGTCCCAGCTGAGCACAGAGGACTACTACGTCCTCGCCGACCAGTGGAGGCAGGACTGGGAGAAGGGCGTCCAGGTCCCAGTCAGCCCCCAGTCCATCCCGGAGCCCGTCGCCAGGTAGGACAACAGACCGCTTGTTCAAAGACTGGAAAGTCTCACAGGCCAGTTCAGCTGCTTTGTTGTACCGTCGGTGTTGAGTAGGTCTGAACCTCTCTGTGCTGTGCAGGGCGCTGgcagagaaagggaaggaggtGATGTTTGTGAAGCCGAAGAAACTCATCCGGACGTCGGGCGCCGAGGCGTTGGGCTACGTGGACATCCGGACGCTGGCGGAGGGGATGTGCCGCTACGACCTGAACGAGGAGGACGTGGCCTGGCTGCAGAGCATCAACCAGGAGTTTGCAGAGATGGGTGAGTCACGGATCAGGTGATCGAGTCTCCGGTCTGATTCTTCATGTTATTTCTATGTATATGAGAAAAATCACATAGACACATGGAACCTGTGATGCAGGTCAactcatgttttgttttaagaGGGAACAAGTGGAAGAGATTCATTccactggttttattttcatgctttGTTCGGCCTCAGTTGATTCTGAAATTGAATCTGTTCAatgtgagacagaaaaacaaggtgCCTCAGTTTTAATATTATCATCTCTAGTTATAAAAACAGCCGCAGACttacacagtcagaaacagttATCAACCCAATAGTTCGATTCCCTAAGGATAACAGCAcgtcactcttcttcttctcgagCTGGGATCACTGTTCGTATCAGGAAGTCTAATGTTCTCAAAGATTTGCTTTATAGATAGAGAGACTCCTGATCCTATTGTTCAGATTCATTTCAGGCTGCCTGTGTTGCTTTGAACACGTCTTTGTTTAGATGCACAACATCATCTGCAGCGTGAAGCTGGTGTCACAGTGAACTGAACATGTTATCAAGTGTTTTGTGGCTGTCGGGCAAAAGGATTAACTCCAAACTAGCAGCTGTGAAAGAAAGAGTGTGAAATATTCACAAAAAGCACTTGACACTTTAGTACAAATaagatttaaatgtcaaatattaaGAAAACTTATTGTAGAACTTTGCCTCGGTCTCTGTGCAGCGATGCCGCTGCTGGACGAGATCACGATGGAGCGAGTGATCGAGGAGTTCGAGCACCGCTGCCACGAGAACATGACGCACGCCACGGAGACGGAGGAGGGGCTGGGCATCGAGTACGACGAGGACGTGGTGTGTGACGTGTGCCGGTCGCCGGACGGGGAGGACAACAACGAGATGGTGTTCTGTGACAAGTGCAACATCTGCGTCcaccaggtcagaggtcaacacaCGGACACTCACTCAGCCCGAGGGAGAAAGGAATCTCACCCTGAGGACACACTCCCTTTCCCTCTCACTTCATCTTCTATCGATTTCTGTTTGCTTCCTGAAAGTTGAGACGCCGTCTGTTTGCATTTCTCACCAGGCGTGTTACGGCATCCAGAAAGTGCCGAAGGGCAGCTGGCTGTGCCGGATCTGCGCCCTCGGCATCATGCCCAAATGTCAGCTGTGTCCCAAGAAGGGCGGAGCCATGAAACCGACCCGAAGTGGAACCAAGTGGGTCCACGTCAGCTGTGCCTTGTGGATTCCAGAGGTGAAGACAAACCTGTTATCAAGTGTTTTCTGTAGAATCGAAAGAATTAAAATAATGTTGAAAGAAATGCTTCAAACTGTTTTGTAAaagagtaaacaacaacacaacaggaggTCAGATGTCTGGCTCAGCACCAGGAGCAACTCAAGTCTTaactctgtgtttaatgtgcaGGTGAGCATCGGGAATCCAGAGAAGATGGAGCCCATCACCAACGTGTCCCACATCCCCAGCAACAGATGGGCTCTGATCTGCTGCCTGTgcaaagagaagaggggagcgTGTATACAGGTGCAGCCGCTGCTCatgtttctccttcacacacacacacacacaagcacacacacacacaagcacgctcacgcatgaacacacacacacacacacctaatgaGGCATGACAAGCATAGCGTGACCGCGTCCAGTAATTCAGACGCTGCAGTTTGAGATGAGTGTTCCCAGCGTGATGCGTCTGCAGCCAAACAAATGAACTCAtagatcttcttcttcttcttcttcttcttcttcttattcttcttcttcttcttcttcgtcttcttcttcgtcttcttcacaTCTCACTGATCCCTGGGTCTGAATCTTGTTGTTCTCCTCAACGAAGCACTTCAGCAATCTTCCCTTTTATGTCCATTCCTCTCTTAGATCGTCAGTCTTAGTCTGAAACTTTATTAACAACTTTCTTTTCTGCCAATAGGgcacaaaaaaaactacatttcccacaatgcacttcACCCTTCCTTCGAGTATTTCAGTGAGTCACAAAGCATTTCATCACAAGTCTTAAACCTTGTTGATGATCGTAGTTTGAACGTTTCCAGTCTTCTACGTGTCACGTCAATGTTCCAGCTTCTTATGATCATTATGATGATTTTAAGACTCTTGATTGTTTTCGATGTTTAACTCaaactctttcttcttcttcttgtttcttcAGTGCTCAGCTAAAAACTGCCGGACTGCCTTCCATGTGACGTGTGGCCTCCACGCCGGCCTGGAGATGAACACCATCCTCACCGAGGACGACGAGGTCAAGTTCAAGTCCTACTGCCCCAAACACTCCGGGCTCGAGGGCGCCGAGTCCAGGGACGGAGACTcgggggacgaggaggagaaggagggggccAGAGACAAGAAGGGCAGGAGGAGAGGCCGggtgagaggggaggaagacgccgcctcctcctccacctctctgaaCTCCTATGTGCCTCCTCAGCTGGTGGACAGAGCGTCCAGGGAGGCGGAGGTCCTCAGCAGCCGGCAGCTGGAGAACAGAGTCAACCTCCGCaagctgaagctgcaggagatggaggaggagttcTACCAGTTTgtgggggtggaggaggtggccagtcacctgaagctgctgccgGAGGTGGTGGACTTCCTCTTCCAGTACTGGAAGCTGAAGCGCAAAGCCAACTTCAACCTTCCGCTCCTCACGCCcaagaaggacgaggaggagagccTGGCCCGCCGCGAGCAGGAGGTGCTGCTGCGCCGCCTGCAGCTGTTCACGCACCTCCGCCAGGACCTGGAGAGGGTAGGTGTCCACTTCACTGGTCAAAGCTTGTGTACTGGGAAGTTGcatcactgactgtgtgtttttaaactgagtgtattgatgtgtgtttctgccGTTGGGCTCGTCAGGTGCGTAACTTGACCTACATGGTGACTCGGAGGGAGAAGATGAAGCGCTCGCTGTGGAGAGTCCAGGAGCAGATCTTCCAGCAGCAGGTGAAGCTGCTGGACCACGAGCTGCTCACAGGTCAGTTTAACTGGACACGAGACACCTTCTGTCCAATGTGGACATGCagatatttgtctttattttcactCTGCAAACTGGATCAGATTTTTaattgttatattattaataaaactgTCTCATAATGGTAAATATATGCAGGATGAAAGCTTAATGAAAAGAGAAGCTTCATAAACTGGACTTTGatttgaaagagagaaagaagttaAACATCATAGCTTCATTCTGTCACACGATGATTCCACTGAAGGTTGaatgtgacgtgtgtgttgcaggagacCCGTCAGCGAAGGACCTGGAGGAGATCTTCTCTCTGGGCTCAAAGTCTCGCTCCTCCTGGAGCAAACAAGGCTCTCAGaagcaggagagaaggaaaagcaCCGACAGGAGGAGCTTCTCTGACTCGCCTCACATTCACAAGAAGGAGAATCTGAGCAAACAGCCGGAGACCAAGGACGGTAAAAGCTCCCGAGTCAAAGAGGCGTCAGAGGCTGAAGGCGACGCCCACATCCAGAACTCTGACATCAGTCAGGAGGTTCTTCTCCCAAAGCTTCAGGAGGCCATCGCCgtcaagctgcacaaacctgaGAGCAGGAAAGGGCCCAGGAGAGAGGCCCCGGGGCCCGAACCCGAGGCGCTGACCAGAGGGAAGCGAGACAACGACcacgagcagcaggaggagaagaggaggaggaggaggagcgaggtGGTGGCAGAGAACCTCTCCAGTCAGGTCAAGAACAAGTTCGGGTCCAAGCATCTGGAGAAAACCGTTTCCATCCGGCTGGTGGACATCAGAAGCTCCGACACCGACGACATCTTCATCGACGAAGGGTTGAGCAGGAGAAGCCCCGCCCCCTTGGACGTGACCAGCAACACTAAGTGTCCCCGAGCCGGCGGCTGGCTGAGGAGGAGCCAGGCCACCGGCTCCCACTCGCCCCACGGGGCCGTCGGCCACATCCGAGGCTGGGGCAAGTTCAGGATCCCTAAGAGGAGCGAGAGGCCTCTGacgatgaaggaggaggaagaggaggaggaggaggagcagggcaAGCCGCTGCTGAGGCCGCTGACCAACACGCCGGAGCCGCCGTACGCCAGAACGCGACTCCGCACGGGGGGGGCGGAGCACGACGGCTACGCCTCCGACTCCAAACCGAGCGAGGGGGAGGTGGAGCCCTGTTTGAAACGCTGCCACTCCCACCAGCTGAGGGGTGACTCCGCCCTCAGCCGCCGCTACGGCTCCGACATCATCCGGCGAGGCGTGCTGGCCTCctgatagggggggggggggcactctgAGAATAAGCTGCACTGtgtcagtggagagagagaaccacGCTCGCTCTTTGTACCTTTATTTTTCTCGATGAATCCTAAAAATGCCTAGATGAAAAACAGagctgatatttattttttatttgtaacatATGTAAAACTGGGaaatattttactttctactttattttgatgttttttcttttgaatattCTTTTCCCCCTCGAAGTAGAAAGATGTCAAGTTGCCACTTAAACGCTCGCTCAGACTTTTACAAGCAAAAAACCATCGACTGGGAAGAAGTTGTGTTTGACGCTTGGGACCATAAGCTTGCaatgttatttgtgttttttggcaaAGTATTAAACTCGGCCACGAGTCAGTTGCACTTGATCGATTAAAGCTGAAACAGATCATCCTCATCCCGACAGTGTAGCTTTCTTTTTATTGAGCTTCACCTGCGACCAACAGGAAGTCAAACTGAACTTTTATCTGTATTTAAACTCCTGAGaagccacagaggaggaggaggaggaggaggaggaagaggaaggagtcCAAGTGGACGTTTGACTCGTCATCAGCACTTAAGTGTAATTGAACTGCGATCGCATCGCCTCCATCACGTGCCTAACTTTGATTTGAAGCGTTTGCACTACGAGAGGACGGCACAGGTGTGAGGACGGGAGAGTTATTTTTACACTGAAAAATTGAATACGCGTTTTGTACCCTCGGCCACTGCTGTACTACTACTGTTATGCAAATGAAACGTGTCTTGTCTTTTGTCCTGAAGAGGAATAAACACTCTGCAAGACTTCAGGCTGTGTCCAACTCTGCTTTCACTCAAAGGGTCAAACTGTCCACGTGGGACGTCCACAGAAGACGCCGggtgaatgtgttgttttgagCTGAACtaatttattacattatttttaaaacaaacaacgaaacatgtttctgctgtttgataatatatataaaagaagtTTCAGTCTACAAGTGTTGTCCTTATGCAgttatgacctttgacctctggaaTCTTATCTCTTCATGTGAGGCCAAATGACAACTGattaaaatgtgaagaaattccTGTAAGTCAGATTTAAGATAAGTTCAAAAagccaccgtgacctttgacctccaaatcTGAGTCAAATAGGTTTCGTGCcaatttgaattcattttttcatATGAATAGAAACCAAATCCTCACATGCATCACGTTAAAGCACGTTTCATTAATAAACCAGAATTCTGAAGATGTTTggataaaatgtgtttgaggtcacagtgaccttgaaacTGTTTAAGTTCATCCttgaataaaatggaaaaagttCATAAAGACCTGAAAACATATCATCTGCAGACACTGACAAAACCGGTGTTTCATAGTTTTGAAAACAATCTTAGTATTTGAGAAGATAGTAAAAAGAGTAGGATCCATTTTACTTAAACTACAAATAAATTCCATTTTAATTATAATGAATAGGTTTTCAAAGTAGTTGCcatttcatctttttcatcAGTTCAAATCTACTTCAGAAATAAGTTTAGTGCAAATTAGTTAAATCAACAGGTTGAACAAACACCCATTTCTTTAAGGCGTCAATGTGAATTTTAAAATCCtttcaattcattttaaaaaaggtgatAAAGTATTTTTCACCAGTTAAAACCAGCGTCAGATAAAGTCCAGTGGATTCGGAGTCGACTCACGTTCCGTCACTTTTTATTGCACGAATCAACAGACGAGTGAGATTCTGCACAAAAGTGTTTTTCAgcatcaagaaaaaaaaacaaaaagaaaaacatacgTCAGAGAACTTGTATGATATTTACAATAGATGCATCACTATAACCACTTATACATTATGTACATATTAGTCTCTGGTTTGCTATGACAGTAGTTACAGAATGAAAACCCCTACGCACACGTTTCACTTCAGCTCTACAGGGAATTACAGTGCTTACAAAAACAACTGGCTGGACTAGATCCACTCAACACACGTTAGGGTTAGGACGACAACTTAAAGAAACAAGAAACGTGTGTGGCCTCAATGTTAGAAAATATCTTATAACCGATGAAAAGACAAACAAGTGAAACGGTTCATGATTTGTTTGAGGACAGTGAGGAATTCTGGGTAACGACGCGGCGCCTCCACATTATTAAACGTGTGTGAAACTCCAGAGAAACTGTGAAAATCCTCTGGAGTTTATGCTTGAAAACTTCTTAACAGCTTCAGCTTCTTGATTTACAAATAAACGCACGGATTAGAAGAAACATGGGAACGGTTCAATACTGAAACCAGGAATTAGCCTGAGCCCCGAGTCACAGAGGATCTACAGATGTGACACTGAGCTTCTGAAGACATGGAAGTGGAAAGTGAAGGAGATGAGTTATTTCTGAGTGAAGGAATTAGCCAGTGTGTCGTGAGCTTGTGTTCGAGTATCAAACAACAAGATGCAGTTTAGAGACTAAAAACCTCCTGAGGATTAAAATAACGAAAGGCCGAGGTCTTGAGGCTGTTTCCAGACATCGACTGAGTCCAGGtgagaaaacagag
Proteins encoded in this window:
- the jade1 gene encoding protein Jade-1, with amino-acid sequence MKRGRLPSSSEDSDNESNSTCWSQHSSQPRRGTGHKPSEVFRTDLITAMKVHDSSQLSTEDYYVLADQWRQDWEKGVQVPVSPQSIPEPVARALAEKGKEVMFVKPKKLIRTSGAEALGYVDIRTLAEGMCRYDLNEEDVAWLQSINQEFAEMAMPLLDEITMERVIEEFEHRCHENMTHATETEEGLGIEYDEDVVCDVCRSPDGEDNNEMVFCDKCNICVHQACYGIQKVPKGSWLCRICALGIMPKCQLCPKKGGAMKPTRSGTKWVHVSCALWIPEVSIGNPEKMEPITNVSHIPSNRWALICCLCKEKRGACIQCSAKNCRTAFHVTCGLHAGLEMNTILTEDDEVKFKSYCPKHSGLEGAESRDGDSGDEEEKEGARDKKGRRRGRVRGEEDAASSSTSLNSYVPPQLVDRASREAEVLSSRQLENRVNLRKLKLQEMEEEFYQFVGVEEVASHLKLLPEVVDFLFQYWKLKRKANFNLPLLTPKKDEEESLARREQEVLLRRLQLFTHLRQDLERVRNLTYMVTRREKMKRSLWRVQEQIFQQQVKLLDHELLTGDPSAKDLEEIFSLGSKSRSSWSKQGSQKQERRKSTDRRSFSDSPHIHKKENLSKQPETKDGKSSRVKEASEAEGDAHIQNSDISQEVLLPKLQEAIAVKLHKPESRKGPRREAPGPEPEALTRGKRDNDHEQQEEKRRRRRSEVVAENLSSQVKNKFGSKHLEKTVSIRLVDIRSSDTDDIFIDEGLSRRSPAPLDVTSNTKCPRAGGWLRRSQATGSHSPHGAVGHIRGWGKFRIPKRSERPLTMKEEEEEEEEEQGKPLLRPLTNTPEPPYARTRLRTGGAEHDGYASDSKPSEGEVEPCLKRCHSHQLRGDSALSRRYGSDIIRRGVLAS